One window of Microcoleus vaginatus PCC 9802 genomic DNA carries:
- a CDS encoding RNA-binding transcriptional accessory protein, producing the protein MIDIPQLIAQELSINLSQVNNALELFAEGATIPFIARYRKERTDLLNEIQLRDISDRFTYLTEIEDRKKSILETISSQGKLTEELQAKIESCLQKNELEDLYLPYKPKRRTRATIAREKGLEPLAIFIKSLNLPTAKPADLEAEAAKYISEEKGVKTAEEALKGAADILAEAVSEKAELRAYLREFLMKTGVFVSKIKDDFPEGSTKFEMYRNYQVAARSVQSHNMLALFRGETEGVLDLELAFDESAVMAYLEAQEIRTRIPEVKEFYRSTLKDAFNRLMKTSLITEVRSHNKAVADIESIATFETNLRELLLSAPAGMKPTLAIDPGFRTGCKVSALDETGQFLEYQAIFPHQAAAQRQQAGKIVKHLIEKYKIELIAIGNGTASRETDEFVSEVLAEMDRKPIKVMVNESGASIYSASEVAIAEFPDLDITVRGAVSIGRRLQDPLAELVKIDPKSIGVGQYQHDVDQKLLKKKLDETVESCVNYVGVDLNTASKELLTFVSGMTATVAKNIVNYRNENGAFKNRRQLLKVPKLGPKAFEQAAGFLRIRGGENPLDNTAVHPESYPVVQAIAKDLDLPLTGITQISEKIKAVNIKKYVTEKVGEPTLRDIISELEKPGRDPRAEFKYATFQAGIKEISDLQVGMELEGIITNVANFGAFVDVGVHQDGLVHVSQLADRFVDDPKQIVKVGQVVKVRVLEVNEKLKRVSLTMKLQEKQQPQNGNSARLPAPRRR; encoded by the coding sequence ATGATCGACATTCCTCAACTGATTGCTCAAGAACTTTCCATTAATCTGTCTCAAGTCAATAATGCTCTGGAACTTTTCGCCGAGGGAGCAACTATTCCGTTTATTGCCCGCTACCGCAAAGAACGCACGGATTTGTTGAATGAAATTCAATTGCGAGATATCTCCGATCGCTTCACGTATCTGACGGAAATTGAAGACCGCAAAAAGTCGATTTTAGAGACGATTAGCTCTCAGGGGAAACTCACTGAAGAACTGCAAGCGAAAATCGAATCGTGTTTGCAAAAAAACGAACTAGAAGACCTTTATCTGCCTTACAAACCAAAGCGGCGGACGCGAGCGACAATTGCTAGGGAAAAAGGTTTGGAACCGCTGGCAATTTTTATCAAATCTCTGAACTTACCGACGGCTAAACCAGCAGATTTGGAGGCGGAAGCAGCTAAATACATTTCGGAAGAAAAGGGCGTTAAAACAGCAGAAGAAGCTCTTAAAGGTGCTGCGGATATTTTGGCGGAAGCGGTTTCGGAAAAAGCAGAATTGCGGGCTTATTTGCGAGAGTTTTTGATGAAAACAGGAGTTTTTGTCTCGAAAATTAAAGATGATTTCCCGGAAGGAAGCACTAAATTTGAAATGTACCGCAATTATCAAGTTGCAGCGAGAAGCGTTCAATCGCACAATATGTTAGCGCTGTTTCGGGGGGAAACGGAAGGAGTCTTAGATTTGGAACTGGCGTTTGATGAATCCGCAGTGATGGCTTATTTGGAAGCTCAGGAAATTAGAACTAGGATACCGGAAGTTAAAGAGTTTTATCGATCGACTTTGAAGGATGCCTTCAACCGACTGATGAAGACTTCCTTAATTACAGAAGTACGATCGCACAACAAAGCCGTCGCTGATATCGAGTCGATCGCCACTTTTGAAACCAACCTCCGCGAGTTGCTGCTGTCGGCGCCGGCGGGCATGAAACCCACATTGGCGATCGATCCGGGATTTCGCACGGGCTGCAAAGTTTCCGCCCTCGATGAAACCGGGCAATTTTTAGAATATCAAGCAATTTTTCCCCACCAAGCGGCCGCTCAGCGCCAGCAAGCTGGTAAAATTGTCAAGCATTTAATTGAAAAATATAAAATTGAATTAATCGCGATCGGCAACGGTACAGCTTCGCGGGAAACAGACGAATTTGTTTCGGAAGTATTGGCAGAAATGGACAGGAAACCGATTAAAGTCATGGTGAATGAATCCGGTGCATCGATTTATTCAGCAAGCGAAGTGGCGATCGCCGAATTTCCAGACCTCGACATCACCGTTCGTGGCGCAGTCAGCATCGGACGGCGCTTGCAAGACCCCCTCGCCGAACTCGTGAAAATCGACCCGAAATCAATAGGAGTCGGTCAATACCAGCACGATGTTGACCAAAAACTGCTCAAAAAGAAACTCGATGAAACAGTCGAAAGCTGCGTGAATTATGTCGGAGTAGACTTAAACACAGCCTCCAAAGAACTGCTGACCTTTGTGTCAGGAATGACGGCAACAGTGGCCAAAAATATCGTCAATTACCGCAACGAAAACGGCGCATTTAAAAATCGTCGCCAGCTCCTGAAAGTTCCCAAACTAGGACCAAAAGCTTTTGAACAAGCAGCCGGATTTCTCCGCATTCGCGGCGGCGAAAACCCCCTGGACAATACCGCAGTTCATCCCGAAAGTTATCCTGTAGTGCAGGCGATCGCCAAGGATTTAGACTTGCCGCTGACAGGAATAACACAAATATCGGAAAAAATCAAGGCTGTAAACATCAAGAAATATGTCACAGAAAAAGTGGGAGAACCAACACTCAGAGACATTATTTCCGAACTAGAAAAACCGGGAAGAGACCCGCGCGCCGAGTTTAAGTATGCCACTTTCCAAGCAGGAATCAAAGAAATCTCCGACTTGCAAGTTGGCATGGAATTAGAAGGCATAATCACGAATGTAGCTAACTTTGGAGCCTTTGTTGATGTGGGAGTGCACCAAGATGGTTTGGTTCACGTTTCTCAATTAGCCGATCGATTCGTAGATGACCCCAAACAGATTGTTAAAGTCGGACAAGTTGTGAAAGTGCGGGTTTTGGAGGTGAATGAGAAGTTAAAGCGGGTTAGTTTGACGATGAAGCTGCAAGAAAAACAGCAACCGCAAAATGGCAATAGCGCGAGGCTTCCGGCCCCGCGCCGTCGTTAA
- a CDS encoding glutathione gamma-glutamylcysteinyltransferase, which yields MDCFFQPTLLDRDDIDLNHKSRNHRWRGRLIKAGGGILLIVGTGLSVITWKVFSPPSVERLPLPKTLVSLESPFGQQLLSQSKSKQDFQPLSTHIETQKRPAYCGVASSVMVLNALGSKKQGYRPLTQDTFFDGQTQSIRSSYAVTFSGMTLDELAALLRSHNVKVEVYYASETTLNQFRTQAKANLARSGDYIIVNYQRSVLGQGKSGHISPLAAYHEPSDRFLIEDVASYKYPPVCASTETLWKAMNTTDSISKKTRGYLVVRQ from the coding sequence TTGGACTGCTTTTTTCAACCCACTCTTCTTGATAGAGATGATATCGACTTAAATCACAAGTCGAGAAATCACCGATGGCGAGGGCGACTAATAAAAGCTGGAGGGGGTATTCTACTAATCGTTGGCACAGGTTTAAGCGTTATTACCTGGAAAGTCTTCTCACCACCTTCTGTTGAGCGGCTACCACTTCCCAAAACTTTGGTTTCCCTAGAATCACCCTTCGGACAACAGCTATTGAGCCAGAGCAAGAGCAAACAGGATTTTCAACCGCTTAGCACCCACATTGAAACTCAAAAACGTCCCGCCTATTGTGGTGTGGCTAGTAGTGTGATGGTTCTGAATGCACTCGGCAGCAAAAAACAGGGATATCGCCCCCTCACCCAAGACACCTTTTTTGACGGTCAAACCCAGAGCATCCGTTCTTCTTATGCCGTCACTTTTTCGGGCATGACTCTTGATGAATTAGCGGCTTTGCTCAGAAGTCACAACGTCAAAGTTGAGGTCTATTATGCGTCGGAGACAACACTTAACCAATTTCGTACCCAAGCTAAAGCTAACCTTGCCCGTTCCGGCGACTATATAATCGTGAACTACCAACGATCTGTTTTGGGTCAGGGTAAAAGCGGGCATATTTCTCCCCTCGCTGCCTATCACGAGCCAAGCGATCGGTTTCTGATTGAAGACGTAGCCAGTTATAAATATCCGCCTGTATGCGCTTCTACGGAGACTCTTTGGAAAGCGATGAATACTACTGATTCAATTTCCAAAAAGACACGTGGCTATCTAGTTGTGCGTCAGTAA
- a CDS encoding zeaxanthin epoxidase, with product MTSISKVIIIGGGIGGLTLARACLDAGIAVELYEKRGLDAMLSGPGGIFIQRNALRVYKLLQSGQIYQRFYHLGGKILKGGFFDQKGKPLYINAPQFIDEDDLGVCLLRPELQQILLEALPEGTVRTDVAFEEFEDTDNGIRVLFSDGRTAEGEVLVGADGLYSKVRARLNGRERLEDPAYSGTCCWRGYFDGSGLPLDSQYSWAEFWGQGTRFGYFDVGGGGFAFYAFNNTPVGGNDDALGGSLNALRSLFKGYADPVPAIIEALDGEKIYRDDIVDRPPLGTQWGQGRVTLIGDAAHPVQPSIGQGGCMAVEDSFELASLLFTSRTGGDTVPSLLRQFEASRTQRVTRVFNSSRQIGKLAQADTAIGCLLRNAIYKLTPTRLADLQFKWLFDYQPQWNPARTNPSE from the coding sequence ATGACTTCAATATCAAAGGTAATTATCATCGGCGGTGGAATTGGCGGTCTGACCCTAGCCCGTGCCTGTCTCGATGCCGGCATTGCAGTTGAACTATACGAGAAGCGCGGTTTGGATGCTATGCTCTCAGGACCCGGAGGCATATTCATCCAACGCAATGCTTTGCGCGTCTACAAGCTCTTGCAATCAGGGCAGATTTATCAGCGCTTTTACCATTTGGGAGGCAAGATCCTTAAAGGTGGGTTTTTTGACCAAAAAGGGAAACCCCTCTACATTAACGCTCCTCAATTCATAGACGAAGATGACTTGGGTGTGTGCCTCCTGCGACCTGAACTTCAGCAGATTTTATTGGAAGCCTTGCCAGAGGGAACAGTGCGGACGGACGTTGCCTTTGAGGAATTTGAGGACACGGACAACGGCATTCGGGTATTGTTCTCTGACGGTCGCACTGCTGAGGGTGAGGTCTTAGTAGGTGCTGATGGTCTTTACTCCAAGGTACGGGCTAGGTTGAACGGTAGGGAACGGTTAGAGGACCCTGCGTACAGTGGGACTTGCTGCTGGAGAGGCTACTTTGATGGCTCTGGCTTACCGCTCGATTCACAATACAGTTGGGCCGAATTCTGGGGTCAGGGCACTCGCTTTGGCTACTTCGATGTCGGTGGCGGTGGGTTTGCTTTCTATGCTTTCAACAACACCCCAGTGGGCGGTAATGACGATGCGCTGGGCGGTTCCTTGAATGCCTTGCGCTCCCTGTTTAAAGGCTATGCTGACCCAGTACCAGCTATCATCGAAGCTCTCGACGGGGAGAAGATTTACCGAGATGATATTGTAGATCGGCCACCGCTGGGAACCCAATGGGGGCAAGGGCGAGTTACCTTAATCGGGGATGCCGCGCACCCAGTTCAACCGAGTATCGGTCAAGGGGGCTGTATGGCGGTGGAAGACTCTTTTGAACTAGCTTCACTGCTATTTACTAGCCGAACTGGTGGCGATACTGTTCCTTCCCTATTGCGGCAGTTTGAAGCCAGCCGCACTCAGCGAGTTACTCGCGTATTCAATAGTTCCAGACAAATAGGCAAATTAGCACAGGCGGATACGGCGATCGGATGTTTGTTGCGGAACGCCATCTACAAGCTCACTCCTACAAGGTTGGCTGATTTGCAGTTCAAGTGGTTGTTTGATTATCAACCTCAATGGAATCCGGCCCGTACAAATCCTTCAGAATAA
- a CDS encoding GIY-YIG nuclease family protein — translation MWLKYGVALSGELTGIDEVGRGKTNLACLYCGGGLTAKKGSVKEHHFAHTGETCKFVSQRIQTKAFPSLPLYDNFNIQLKGDELEKLKVLWKEYGAQGYAIPKDLVNFRWQLKGLLESEGSGSYQFTDLGKIPVGALPLALFNRVQEPLLLSELIKLEGSVEIAEAAGLSCLEERLADLQIYRAQLRRILVNSLYFLEVKADGSCFYKIGITTRSIEERIAEVQRDVRAHYSNVAVSLLGLWEHRGNVELYFKHRYQPFNYRIGKLTEYFQFPNVKVVLQDLCEMKPKILSDVEVDVLSLCDRSRG, via the coding sequence ATGTGGCTTAAATACGGCGTTGCTCTCAGTGGCGAACTGACGGGCATTGATGAAGTTGGGCGCGGAAAAACTAACCTCGCTTGTCTTTACTGCGGTGGCGGACTGACAGCAAAAAAGGGTTCGGTGAAAGAACATCACTTCGCGCACACCGGCGAAACTTGCAAGTTCGTCAGCCAGCGTATTCAAACCAAAGCATTTCCATCGTTGCCCCTCTACGATAATTTCAACATCCAGCTTAAGGGTGATGAATTAGAAAAATTAAAAGTGCTGTGGAAAGAATACGGCGCACAGGGCTACGCTATTCCCAAAGACTTGGTAAACTTTCGGTGGCAGTTGAAAGGATTGCTAGAGTCGGAGGGATCTGGCTCTTATCAGTTTACCGACCTGGGTAAAATCCCAGTGGGTGCGCTTCCCCTGGCGTTGTTCAACCGAGTCCAAGAACCACTGCTGCTATCAGAGTTAATCAAGTTGGAAGGCTCTGTAGAAATTGCCGAAGCTGCGGGGTTATCTTGCTTGGAGGAACGATTGGCTGATTTGCAGATTTATCGAGCACAGCTTCGCCGGATTCTGGTGAACTCGCTCTATTTCCTTGAGGTGAAAGCGGACGGGAGCTGCTTCTATAAAATTGGAATTACCACTCGATCGATCGAGGAACGCATCGCCGAAGTGCAGCGGGATGTGAGAGCGCATTACTCGAATGTCGCTGTCAGCTTGCTGGGATTGTGGGAACACCGGGGGAATGTGGAACTGTACTTCAAACACCGATATCAACCCTTTAACTACCGGATTGGCAAGCTGACGGAATATTTTCAATTTCCAAACGTCAAAGTCGTGCTGCAAGATTTGTGTGAGATGAAACCCAAAATTCTGAGTGATGTTGAGGTCGATGTTCTCAGCTTGTGCGATCGAAGCCGCGGGTAA
- the katG gene encoding catalase/peroxidase HPI, whose protein sequence is MSNGSGCPFTGGGQKSQPRHMPSNRDWWPHYLNLSILHQHTPQANPMGEEFNYAEEFKSLDLAALRADIYELMTTSQDWWPADYGHYGPLFIRMAWHSAGTYRIGDGRGGAGSGSQRFEPLNSWPDNANLDKARMLLWPIKQKYGKKISWADLMIFAGNCALESMGFKTLGFAGGRVDVWQPEEDIYWGSEKAWLSNERYEGDRVLLNPLAAVQMGLIYVNPEGPDGEPDPVGSGRDIRETFGRMAMNDEETVALTAGGHTFGKCHGAGEATHVGADPGGATIIDQGLGWKNAFNTGVGVDAITSGIEGAWTPTPTQWDNSYLETLFKYDWELTKSPAGAWQWKPKGDAGAGTVPDAHDPSKRHAPMMTTADMAMKMDPIYNQIARRYHDNPDEFAEAFAKAWFKLTHRDMGPRSRYLGPEVPQEEFLWQDPIPAVDHELIDEQDIAALKGKILASGLSVSQLVSTAWASASTFRCSDMRGGANGGRIRLAPQKDWEVNQPEQLATVLQTLEGIQQEFNSSQSGGKRVSLADLIVLGGCAGIEQAAKNAGHDVTVPFKPGRTDALQEKTDVESFAVLEPTADGFRNYTSGKHSESLEELLVDRAQLLSLSAPQMTALLGGLRVLGANFGGFKHGVFTHRPETLTNDFFVNLLDLGTTWKATSEDEYEFEGSDRKTGDLKWTATRVDLIFGSNSQLRALAEVYGCVDSQQKFVNDFVAAWDKVMNLDRYDLRTVLAKTSARSF, encoded by the coding sequence ATGAGCAACGGAAGTGGATGCCCATTTACGGGCGGCGGTCAGAAATCTCAGCCTCGTCATATGCCGTCAAACCGAGACTGGTGGCCGCATTATTTGAATCTGAGCATCCTCCACCAGCACACCCCCCAGGCCAATCCTATGGGTGAGGAATTCAACTACGCTGAGGAGTTCAAGAGTCTTGACTTAGCTGCCTTGAGGGCAGATATCTACGAGCTGATGACCACCTCCCAGGACTGGTGGCCAGCCGACTACGGCCATTATGGGCCGCTCTTCATCCGCATGGCTTGGCACAGCGCCGGCACATATCGTATTGGCGACGGTCGCGGCGGCGCGGGTTCGGGTAGCCAGCGGTTTGAGCCTCTCAACAGTTGGCCAGACAATGCGAACCTCGATAAGGCGCGCATGTTGCTTTGGCCAATCAAGCAGAAATATGGCAAGAAAATTTCGTGGGCCGACCTCATGATCTTCGCTGGCAACTGCGCGCTTGAGTCGATGGGTTTCAAGACGTTGGGTTTTGCTGGTGGGCGCGTGGATGTCTGGCAGCCAGAGGAAGACATCTACTGGGGTTCTGAGAAAGCTTGGCTCAGCAATGAGCGTTACGAAGGCGATCGGGTGCTCCTGAATCCTCTCGCCGCCGTTCAGATGGGACTGATCTACGTGAACCCGGAAGGACCAGACGGCGAGCCCGATCCGGTCGGCTCAGGGCGCGATATTCGCGAAACCTTTGGTCGGATGGCGATGAACGACGAGGAGACAGTCGCGCTCACAGCCGGTGGGCACACGTTCGGCAAATGTCACGGTGCGGGCGAGGCGACGCACGTAGGGGCTGATCCTGGGGGTGCCACCATCATCGATCAGGGCCTCGGCTGGAAGAACGCCTTTAACACGGGTGTCGGCGTCGATGCGATCACCAGCGGTATCGAAGGCGCATGGACTCCCACTCCGACGCAGTGGGACAACAGCTATCTCGAAACCCTGTTCAAATATGACTGGGAGCTGACGAAAAGCCCCGCTGGCGCGTGGCAATGGAAGCCCAAGGGCGACGCTGGTGCGGGTACGGTACCCGACGCGCACGATCCGTCGAAACGGCACGCCCCCATGATGACCACGGCGGACATGGCGATGAAGATGGACCCCATCTACAACCAGATTGCGCGACGTTACCACGACAACCCGGATGAGTTTGCCGAGGCGTTCGCCAAGGCGTGGTTCAAGCTGACGCACCGCGACATGGGTCCCCGCTCACGCTATCTCGGGCCGGAGGTGCCCCAGGAAGAGTTCTTGTGGCAAGATCCCATTCCCGCAGTCGATCATGAATTGATTGATGAGCAGGACATTGCTGCCCTCAAGGGCAAGATTCTTGCTTCGGGACTGTCTGTCTCCCAACTGGTTTCGACTGCTTGGGCGTCGGCGTCAACGTTCCGCTGCTCCGATATGCGCGGTGGAGCGAACGGGGGGCGCATTCGTCTCGCGCCGCAGAAGGATTGGGAAGTCAACCAGCCAGAGCAGTTGGCAACAGTGCTGCAAACCTTGGAGGGAATTCAACAGGAGTTCAACAGCTCCCAGTCTGGCGGCAAGCGGGTTTCGCTCGCTGACCTTATCGTTCTGGGCGGATGCGCGGGCATTGAGCAAGCGGCGAAAAATGCCGGTCACGACGTGACGGTTCCCTTCAAGCCGGGACGCACGGATGCGCTGCAAGAGAAAACGGATGTCGAGTCCTTCGCCGTGCTTGAGCCGACTGCGGACGGGTTCCGCAACTACACGAGCGGCAAACACAGCGAATCGCTGGAAGAGTTGCTGGTTGATCGGGCGCAACTACTGAGTCTCTCAGCTCCTCAGATGACGGCTCTCTTGGGCGGCTTGCGCGTTCTGGGTGCAAACTTTGGAGGATTTAAACACGGTGTCTTTACCCATCGGCCAGAGACGTTGACCAATGACTTCTTCGTGAACCTGCTCGACCTGGGTACGACGTGGAAGGCGACCTCTGAAGATGAGTATGAGTTCGAGGGGAGCGATCGCAAAACAGGCGACCTGAAGTGGACTGCTACCCGTGTTGACCTCATCTTCGGCTCAAACTCTCAGCTCCGCGCCCTGGCGGAAGTCTATGGATGTGTGGACTCGCAGCAGAAGTTTGTCAATGACTTTGTGGCGGCGTGGGACAAGGTGATGAACCTTGACCGCTATGACCTTCGCACAGTCTTAGCGAAAACCTCTGCGAGGAGTTTCTAG